Proteins encoded within one genomic window of Sphingomonas sp. NBWT7:
- a CDS encoding molybdopterin molybdotransferase MoeA, with amino-acid sequence MTELLPVAEAQARLLAGFAPVASETLPIVAAAGRWCAADHHARRTQPARDLSAMDGYALRFADLPGPWQVIGESAAGRPFDGSVGAGEAVRIFTGAALPDGTDTVMVQEEAVRDGATLILDGEGPLRRGGNVRRRGLDFTEGDVLATAGERLTPARLAVAATGGVGHVSVHRRVRVAIAATGDELVEPSSDAGPEALPESNRLLLRALLADLPVEIVDLGILPDRLGALADAFATVEADLLVTTGGASVGDHDLVRPALLGAGATIDFWRVALRPGKPLMAGRRGQMAVLGLPGNPVSAFVTALLFVKPLIARLGGAANPLPATTHAILGEPLPANGPRTDYMRAGLRDGRALVAGIQDSSMLLTLARADCLVVRPPYDPGRAAGDSAEILMIA; translated from the coding sequence ATGACCGAGCTTCTTCCCGTCGCCGAGGCGCAGGCGCGCTTGCTCGCCGGCTTCGCCCCTGTCGCCAGTGAAACCCTTCCGATCGTCGCCGCCGCCGGCCGCTGGTGTGCGGCTGATCATCACGCGCGGCGTACGCAGCCCGCGCGCGACCTGTCGGCGATGGATGGCTATGCCTTGCGCTTTGCCGATCTGCCGGGCCCGTGGCAGGTGATCGGCGAGAGCGCCGCTGGGCGGCCGTTCGACGGCAGCGTCGGCGCGGGCGAGGCGGTACGCATCTTCACCGGCGCCGCGCTGCCCGACGGCACTGACACGGTCATGGTGCAGGAGGAAGCGGTGCGTGACGGCGCGACGCTGATCCTCGACGGCGAAGGGCCGCTGCGCCGCGGCGGCAACGTCCGCCGGCGTGGGCTCGACTTCACTGAGGGCGACGTTCTGGCGACCGCCGGCGAGCGCTTGACGCCCGCGCGGCTCGCGGTCGCCGCGACCGGCGGGGTCGGCCACGTCTCGGTGCACCGCCGCGTTCGCGTCGCGATCGCCGCCACCGGCGACGAGCTGGTCGAGCCGAGCAGCGATGCCGGGCCCGAAGCTCTGCCCGAATCGAACCGCCTGCTGCTGCGCGCGCTACTCGCCGATCTGCCGGTCGAGATCGTCGACCTCGGCATCCTGCCCGATCGGCTCGGCGCGCTCGCGGATGCTTTCGCGACCGTGGAGGCGGATCTGCTCGTCACCACCGGCGGGGCGTCGGTCGGCGATCACGATCTCGTCCGGCCGGCGCTGCTTGGCGCCGGAGCGACGATCGACTTCTGGCGCGTCGCGCTCCGCCCAGGCAAGCCGCTGATGGCCGGCCGGCGCGGGCAGATGGCGGTGCTCGGGCTGCCGGGTAACCCGGTGTCGGCGTTCGTCACCGCGCTGCTCTTCGTCAAGCCGCTGATCGCGCGGCTCGGTGGCGCGGCGAATCCGCTTCCCGCGACGACACACGCGATCCTCGGCGAGCCGCTGCCCGCCAACGGCCCGCGCACCGATTATATGCGTGCAGGCTTGCGCGACGGGCGCGCGCTCGTCGCGGGCATTCAGGACAGCTCGATGCTGCTGACCCTCGCGCGCGCCGACTGCCTTGTCGTGCGCCCGCCGTACGATCCCGGGCGCGCTGCTGGCGACTCGGCGGAAATCCTCATGATCGCTTGA